Part of the Cyanobacteria bacterium GSL.Bin1 genome, TTGACCAAGTTAGTCAAGCTGAAGCTTTGCAAGAGGTGATGATTCGGCAAATTAAAGATGGAACACCGGTTTCCAATTGGGCAAGTTTGATTTTATTGAAAAGTTAAATATGGATACTAAGCAAACCGATATTTCTTCTCTCCCGCTTCCTCCAGGAACATTTGGACCGCCACTCATTAATGAAACGATACCATTATTACTGAATGTTCAAGGCTTTAGCCAAAAGCGTCATCAAAAGTATGGCAATCTTTTTAAAACGTCTATTTTCGGGCAAAAGACAATTTATGTGGCAGGTGGCGATGCCTGTAACTTTATTCTGAAAAACGAGAATCGATACTTTCAAAGTGTCCCGGTTGGTAATATCAAAGAATTGCTTGGTAGTAAATCCCTACCTGCTCAGTCGGGTGAACTCCATCGTCACCGTCGCCAGATGATTAGCAAAGTTTTTTCTCCCCAATATCTAGAGAACCAAAAATCAGTTATTAAAGAGACAACCGATCAATATTTCCAAAGGTGGGAAGAAATGAAAACATTTGCTTGGTATCCAGAACTACAAGACTATAGTTTCGATATTGCTTGCAAATTGTTTATTGGAAACACTAATCCTACTTTGAAAAAAGAGCTAAAAATTTGGAGTCAAGGACTCTTTAATCTAACACCACCGTTTCCTGGAACTAAAACGAAAAAAGCTCTTAATAGTCGCACTCGTATCCTAAAAAAATTAGATCAAATCATTACTGAACGTTGCCGAAGCCAAGGTGACCGAGATGATGCCTTAACACGTTTATTGACGGTGAAAGATGATGAAGGGAACGGGCTTTCCCAAGAAGAAATTAAAGACCAACTTCTCAATCTTCTCGCGGCAGGGCATGAAACAACGGCTTCTGGTTTAACATCGTTATGC contains:
- a CDS encoding cytochrome P450, which codes for MDTKQTDISSLPLPPGTFGPPLINETIPLLLNVQGFSQKRHQKYGNLFKTSIFGQKTIYVAGGDACNFILKNENRYFQSVPVGNIKELLGSKSLPAQSGELHRHRRQMISKVFSPQYLENQKSVIKETTDQYFQRWEEMKTFAWYPELQDYSFDIACKLFIGNTNPTLKKELKIWSQGLFNLTPPFPGTKTKKALNSRTRILKKLDQIITERCRSQGDRDDALTRLLTVKDDEGNGLSQEEIKDQLLNLLAAGHETTASGLTSLCLLLEQNPDVLEKSRTASLDYIDCIVKETLRRIPPVNGGFRTVIADCEYGGYRFPKDWFIIFEVDYGHYQDFAHSYQFQPERFQLEPDPFHYLPFSRGERRCLGASLALLEMRLFTEKLVQNYQWTFPKQNLDIVPLPFPHPKDNLQVQLARL